The window AATTGTGGAAGCCAGGATAATCTGGGCTTGTGCCTAATGTTTTAGGTAAATTGAAAAAAGGAGAGCAATATGCTGCAAATTGTACTACAAAATCTCATACCAGCAATGCAAAATGCGGTCATGGCTGTTATTCCTCTGGCAATGCTACTCGCCTTAGCCAGTAAGGAGCAGCAGGGAAAAATAAAGAAGTGGATATGGCGAGGAATCGTCTGGGGATTGCTGGGCGCTGCCTTCATTGCAACTGCCAAATTAGGCTCAAAAGCTGTGAAGCGGGAAGTATTTGAAGGTATGGTTCTTGTTGCCGGACTTTTTGGCGAAACCTTGCTGTTGGGTCTTTTTTTCTGGAATATAAGACGAGGACTTTCTCTTGGGAAGGATAAATTGCTAGGCGGGGCAGCCTGTCTTGTTGTTGCCACCTTACTTTTGTATCACGGTCTTGAAGTTATTCTTTTCCCCATTAATTTATTTGTCTCGGCAACGGATCCGGCCAGCATGGACTTTCTCCTGCAAATCAGCGGGTTTTTACTGGGATTGTTCTTGACATGGTTGACTGGTCTAGCTGTCTTTCAGGCAGCAAAGGTTTTAATGCCTAAGAAGATTACAAGTATTCTTGCCCTGCAACTCGCAGTTATCATGACAAAACAACTAGTTATACTTATTCAGATTATGATGGCGAGGAAACTGTTAGTCATTAAAGGGATCATGTCAATTATGGGGCCTATTATCAATCATCAAGCCTGGTTTTTATATGTCTTGCTTGCTGCCACTCTATTGTTACCTGTCGCTTTGTTTTTACAGCGTAAGCCTGAGAGAGAGGAAGGGCTCAACCCGGCCCAGTACCGAAAGATTTTGATTGGGTTGCGCAAAAAATTGCGATGGGGTGCAGTTGTAACTTTAAGTTTACTGGTTGTATTTCTTTTCTCGACAGCTGGCAAAAGTTACGCTGACGAAAAGGCCGAAATTGTTCCGGCTGTACCTGTAGTAGCAGAACAAGGACAAGTGCTAATTCCCTTGGAACAAGTTTCAGATGGGCATCTACATCGCTTTTCCTATCAGTCCTCGACTGGTGAAATTGTACGGTTTATTGTCATTAAAAAGAGCGGTTCTGCTTATGGCGTAGGGTTTGATGCTTGCGAAATTTGCGGGGCAACAGGCTATTTTGAACGGGATAATCAGGTTGTCTGCGCTCTTTGTGATGTGGTGATGAATACAGCGACCATTGGTTTCAAAGGGGGTTGTAATCCAATTCCAGTTGAGTACAAAGTAGCTGAGGGAAAAATCATGGTAGAAGCGGCTGGTTTGGAAAAAGAGAAGGACCGGTTTAAGTAAGGGAGGATGAATTATGTTTTGGCAGATGCTGAAAGGCGCTCTTGTCAGGCAGGGCCGAAAAATGTTAATGGTAGCTGTTACCATTGCATTAGGCGTTTCGCTGACTACAGCCATGCTTAATGTGATGCTAGATGTCGGTGATAAAGTCAATCGAGAATTAAAAGCATATGGGGCAAATATTGTAGTGACTCCTAGGGCAGCTTCCGTATTACGAGAGATTTATGGACTAGAAAGTGGTTCCGGGGGAGCCGGACAGTATTTGCAAGAAAATGACGTTGGTAAGTTAAAGACTATCTTTTGGTCTAATAATATTGTGGGCTTTGCGCCATCGTTGGAAGCGCAGGTGGGCGTTGGATCAAGTAACACGAATGTAACTATGGTAGGAACATGGTTTAATCGACGTTTAGATCTGCCTACAGGTGAGATAGTGGAAACTGGCATTAAACAGTTAAAATCCTGGTGGACTGTTGAAGGCAACTGGATTGACGATAATGACGTCAATGGTGCTATGGTTGGCTCTGTATTAGCAGGTAAGTTAGGTATTCACTTAGGGGATACAATTGAAATGGCAGTACCTGGTGGTTCACGAGAAAAACTGATAGTGCAGGGGATTTTTAATAGTGGCGGTCCAGAGGACGAACAAATCTTTGTCACCTTGCCTTATATTCAACAGGCATTGAAGCTACAGGGAAAAGTCGGAAAAATAGAAGTCAGTGCCATTACCACGCCAGAAAATGAACTGGCTCGTAAAGCAGCTCATGATCCCAAAAGTCTTTCCCTAAAAGAATGGGAAACTTGGTATTGTACCGCTTATGTAAGTTCGATTTCTTATCAGATTGAAGAAGCTGTAGATGGCTCTAGGGCTAAACCTGTTCGCCAAGTAGCTGAATCCGAAGGAGCGATTTTGCAAAAAACACAGTTATTAATGTTATTAATTACAATACTTAGTTTAGCTGGATCTGCCTTAGGCATTTCTAATTTGCTGACAGCCAATGTTATGGAACGCAGTCGTGAATTCGGTTTGCTAAAGGCCCTAGGCGCGACGGATAGGGATGTATTATTACTGACCCTTGCTGAAATCATGATGACGGGCCTTGCTGGCGGCGTAGCAGGTTACTTTATTGGCCTAGGATTTGCACAGATTATTGGCCAAAATGTTTTTGGTTCCGCTGTTGCCATTAATCTCATGGTCATTCCGTGGGTAGTGGTATCTGTTATCTTAATTACTTTGGTCGGTAGTCTTCCAGCTATACGAATGCTCTTATCGCTGCGTCCGGCAGCAGTACTTCATGGCAGGTGATAAAAAAATGACAAAACAGTCTATGTACTTCAAAATGATTTGGCATGCCTTGCTTCGCCGTCGCTCTCGGATGTTGATCGCATTATTGGCGGTAGCGATTGGTGCAACAGTTGTATCAGGACTTGTTACAATTTATTATGATGTCCCTCGCCAAATGGGCAGGGAGTTTCGTTCCTATGGTGCCAATCTGCTATTATTACCAGCTGGTGATCAACAGATACTGACAGAGGCTGAAATCGATAAAGCCACTAATTTGGTGCCAGCAGAAAAACTGATTGGTATTGCCCCTTATCTTTATGATCGCATTAAGGTGAATGAGCAGCCTTTATTGGCTGCAGGTACTCGTTTTCAAGCGGTAAAGAAGGTAAGTCCTTATTGGCAGATCCGGGGTGCTTGGCCGGAGGAAAAGTCAGAGGAGATTGTTCTTGGTTCTGAGGTAGCCGAGCGGTTACAGGTAGAACCAGGGCAGATGGTGACCCTGTCGGCGGCTGGCAATGAAGCGGAAAAGAAGGTAAAGGTTGCTGGTATTGTTCGAACTGGTGGCTCGGAAGAAAATTTTGTATTTCTTGATCTTTCCTTATTACAACAGATGCTTCATAAAGAAGGCAGAATCAGTGTTGCACAAACTAGCGTAACGGCCAATGAAACAGAATTGAACGATTTGACGCAAGCCATAGGGGAGCAAGTTCCTAGTGTGCTGCCACGTTTGGTGAAGCAGGTAACACAGTCGGAACAGACTGTGCTAGGTAAGTTACAAGCTTTGGTTTACCTAGTTACTATCGTAGTTTTATTGTTAACACTGATTTGTGTGGCAACGACGATGATGGCTGTAGTGACGGAACGTCGTAAAGAGATTGGTTTGAAAAAAGCGTTAGGTGCAGAAAATCGCAGTATAATATTAGAATTTTTAGGGGAAGGCTTGGCACTGGGGGCGTTAGGTGGCTTAATGGGAACAGTTTTAGGTTTCTTTTTTGCCCAGGCGGTGAGTGTTAATGTATTTGGCAGAGGAATTTCATTCCAGCCTTTGATTGCACTACTTGCCTTAGTTGTATCGATTACAGTCACTGGCTTGGCTTGTCTTGTGCCAGTAAAGATTGCGACAGATGTTGAACCAGCAATTGTGCTCAGGGGCGAATAAGGAGGTTAATTATAGTGAGTTTACTAGAGTTACAGGATGTTTCGATGATCTATGGAAGTGTGAAGGCCCTGCAAAAGATTGATTTAACGGTACAGAAAGGTGAGTGGCTGGCACTCATGGGACCTTCTGGTTCCGGTAAGACAACCTTAATGAATATTATTGGATGTATGGATAAAGCATCTAGCGGTTCTATTGTGTTAGATGGGGTTGATTTTTCTGATGTTAGTGCACGCAATCTTACTATGGTACGTCGCGACAAAATCGGTCTAGTTTTTCAGCAGTTTCATCTGGTTCCTTATTTAACGGCGCTAGAAAATATTATGGTAGCACAATATTATCACAGTATGCCTGATGAGACGGAAGCGTTGGCGGCATTAGAACGGGTGGGACTCAAAGAGAGGGCTAGCCATTTGCCAAGTCAGCTTTCTGGTGGAGAGCAGCAGCGTGTGTGTATCGCTCGTGCCTTAATTAATTATCCTATGCTGATCTTAGCAGATGAGCCAACTGGTAATTTGGATGAGGTGAATGCCAATATTGTCATGAGTCTTTTCCGAGAGCTGCATGAAGAAGGGCATACGATTATTATGGTCACCCACGATCCGGAAGTTGCGGATCAGGCTCAGCGCTGCATCGTCTTGGAACATGGGAAAATTGCTAGTTTCAAACAGAATCGCTAAGGACAGGAGGAGAAGGCCATGAAAAGAAAATATATATTGCTGATGATCGGTGCCCTAACAGTAAGTTTACTTACTGGCTGTGGTCAAAAAACTGCCGAAGATCATTCGGGTCATACCAATCATGCCAGTGCTCATACTGGAGCCTATAAGGACGGAACATATACGGCAAAAAGTAGTCCTGATGAACGGGGAGCAATAGGTGAGATTACGCTAACGATCAAAGAGGGTAAGATCACTCAGGCTGATTATAAGGGGATTCAGAAAGACGGTAAAGTCAAGGATGCCGATTATGGAAAAACAAATGGTAAAATAGAAAACCCTGAATTCTACAAGAAGGCCCAGCAAGGATTAAAGGGGGCCATGAGCTATGGACCTAGGCTGATAGAAACACAAAATCTTGATAAGGTAGACTCTGTATCTGGGGCAACTCTTTCCTATAAACAGTTTACTGAAGCAGGGCACAAAGCTTTGGATCAGGCCCATTGAGGTTGGTTTCCTATTAGGCTTAATTGAAAAAAAGACTCAACGAGCAGAACAGTACTGCTTGTTGAGTCTTTTGTTACGGAATCAGAAAGTATAGCACTTTCTTGATTCCAAGTA is drawn from Pelosinus sp. IPA-1 and contains these coding sequences:
- a CDS encoding FMN-binding protein; translation: MKRKYILLMIGALTVSLLTGCGQKTAEDHSGHTNHASAHTGAYKDGTYTAKSSPDERGAIGEITLTIKEGKITQADYKGIQKDGKVKDADYGKTNGKIENPEFYKKAQQGLKGAMSYGPRLIETQNLDKVDSVSGATLSYKQFTEAGHKALDQAH
- a CDS encoding ABC transporter ATP-binding protein; translated protein: MSLLELQDVSMIYGSVKALQKIDLTVQKGEWLALMGPSGSGKTTLMNIIGCMDKASSGSIVLDGVDFSDVSARNLTMVRRDKIGLVFQQFHLVPYLTALENIMVAQYYHSMPDETEALAALERVGLKERASHLPSQLSGGEQQRVCIARALINYPMLILADEPTGNLDEVNANIVMSLFRELHEEGHTIIMVTHDPEVADQAQRCIVLEHGKIASFKQNR
- a CDS encoding FtsX-like permease family protein — translated: MTKQSMYFKMIWHALLRRRSRMLIALLAVAIGATVVSGLVTIYYDVPRQMGREFRSYGANLLLLPAGDQQILTEAEIDKATNLVPAEKLIGIAPYLYDRIKVNEQPLLAAGTRFQAVKKVSPYWQIRGAWPEEKSEEIVLGSEVAERLQVEPGQMVTLSAAGNEAEKKVKVAGIVRTGGSEENFVFLDLSLLQQMLHKEGRISVAQTSVTANETELNDLTQAIGEQVPSVLPRLVKQVTQSEQTVLGKLQALVYLVTIVVLLLTLICVATTMMAVVTERRKEIGLKKALGAENRSIILEFLGEGLALGALGGLMGTVLGFFFAQAVSVNVFGRGISFQPLIALLALVVSITVTGLACLVPVKIATDVEPAIVLRGE
- a CDS encoding ABC transporter permease, translated to MFWQMLKGALVRQGRKMLMVAVTIALGVSLTTAMLNVMLDVGDKVNRELKAYGANIVVTPRAASVLREIYGLESGSGGAGQYLQENDVGKLKTIFWSNNIVGFAPSLEAQVGVGSSNTNVTMVGTWFNRRLDLPTGEIVETGIKQLKSWWTVEGNWIDDNDVNGAMVGSVLAGKLGIHLGDTIEMAVPGGSREKLIVQGIFNSGGPEDEQIFVTLPYIQQALKLQGKVGKIEVSAITTPENELARKAAHDPKSLSLKEWETWYCTAYVSSISYQIEEAVDGSRAKPVRQVAESEGAILQKTQLLMLLITILSLAGSALGISNLLTANVMERSREFGLLKALGATDRDVLLLTLAEIMMTGLAGGVAGYFIGLGFAQIIGQNVFGSAVAINLMVIPWVVVSVILITLVGSLPAIRMLLSLRPAAVLHGR
- a CDS encoding Fe-S-containing protein, with the protein product MLQIVLQNLIPAMQNAVMAVIPLAMLLALASKEQQGKIKKWIWRGIVWGLLGAAFIATAKLGSKAVKREVFEGMVLVAGLFGETLLLGLFFWNIRRGLSLGKDKLLGGAACLVVATLLLYHGLEVILFPINLFVSATDPASMDFLLQISGFLLGLFLTWLTGLAVFQAAKVLMPKKITSILALQLAVIMTKQLVILIQIMMARKLLVIKGIMSIMGPIINHQAWFLYVLLAATLLLPVALFLQRKPEREEGLNPAQYRKILIGLRKKLRWGAVVTLSLLVVFLFSTAGKSYADEKAEIVPAVPVVAEQGQVLIPLEQVSDGHLHRFSYQSSTGEIVRFIVIKKSGSAYGVGFDACEICGATGYFERDNQVVCALCDVVMNTATIGFKGGCNPIPVEYKVAEGKIMVEAAGLEKEKDRFK